TCAGTACCCAAAAGAGGAATTTACCATCTGGAATCAGAAAGGTCCTTGTTCATAAAGTTTCTGCTCCAACTAGTCTATTAGCACAGCATACTGGGCACAGGAGTTTAAATGCGAGTGAGGGAAAACAAGCTCTATCTGAACCTGTGAGAtgacttttaaacaaattatttccCTCGCCCTTGAATTCAGACAGAGACCTTTATTTAACAACAGAGTATGAGCAAGTCTAAAACGAGTCTCACTTCTGTTGAGATGGACCAGAGGCTGTCTAGAGAACAAAATTCCATAATTCTAAGCATTAAGTGCCTCCTCCTCAAGGACTGTCACTGTACTCGAGAGAAGAACTTCTCACACTTGACAGTGCGTGACTAGTAATTATTCCACTGCATCCAGAAAGTCTGTTGAAAACGCAAATTCCTACAAGCAATCCTGAGATTTAATTTCAATAGACGGGTGGTACAGCCTGAGAATCTGTGTTTTATCAAGTCCCTGATGATGCTGGAGAACTGCTTGGAAACATAATAGTGTGTACCACAAAGCCAAACTTTTAGCATATTATCTCACTTAACACATGTACTAGGCATTGTATTACCCACGTTAATGAAAGTTAAAACAAAGCCAAACACCCGATCATTCACTAAATAACACAAACATGCATTGAATCAGGCAAGGTTTATCTATTGAGCACATGCTATATACAAGCAGTCAACacaagtttattaaaaaaaattttttttaaatgaggaaggGTCTGAGTTTGCCCAGAAGGCATGAAACGAAAACATCTAGTTCTCCCTAGGGGAGAGATAAGGTGTCTTACAAAAGCTGCTGGAGTCCAGTAGCATTGGGAGTAGAACCACAAGGCTTAATGTTACACGCTTTTTGAAACTGTTGGTCTAGAACTTCCTAGGCAAGAAATTCATTTTCAGCATCCAATATCCAGGGCACACTCTCTCATTAGCTCCCCATCCAGAAATGTAACATTAATTACTGCTGGACGTCCTTCTTCccccacaaacaaaacaaaaatcccttGGTAATGACAATTCAGGAGACTGGAACACATTTTCACGTCCTACTGTCAGCATTTGTCAGGCACCCTTTCATAGCAAACCACAAGCCAAAACCATGGGCACAGCCAAGGAGGGGCCCCGGCCAGCGCTGAGACCTGGGGCACCCATCTGAAAACGCGCTTCGCTTTCAAACCAAGCGCCAGCGCTGGGTCAGCAGCTTCACTTGGGTCAGGCGCGATTTCAAGGATGTTCCTGCTGGGCAGGAGAAGGGTACAGGCACCCAGGTCCAGCCCCATGCACCCTATGAAACAGAGGCTCCAGAGGTCCCCGCAGGGCCCCAGGTGCCCGCAGCCAACAACGTGGTTCCCTGCCCGGGCCGCCCGCAATGTCTGGGCCGGGCCTGGGGGCACTGGGGTTTCTTCTCCTCCCCCACACTCAGCGTCTTTGCGGGACTCTGTCCTCCAGGAACGCGGGCGGACCTTTCGCTCGACTCCAGCCAgcgtggaggagctgggggcgCTGCAGGAACGCCGCGCCCCTCGCGCGCTCCCCGCCGGCGCTCACACCTCCGCTCCCCGGGGGCCGCGCGCGCTCCGGTCCGcgaggggggcagggcagggcggagcAAGCTGGGGACCCGCCCCTGCTCCAAGTCGGCTCCGGCGCAGACTGACAGCGCCTGGACACCCGCCCCAACCAATGAGCTCGCCACGGGGCGGGCCCTGGAACCGGCTGTTCTGGCTACTTAGAGTCGTCGGCGCGGCGGTGGGAaagcagagtggagccaggacttcctcGGTGGTGCTGGCGCCCCAGCCAGCGTAGACCCCAGGCGCACCGGCCCCGCACCTGGCACCGCACCGATCGGTTGCGTGGGACGGAGCGCAGCCGCAGCCCCACGCGTCGCCCAGGACCCactcgccgccgccgccttcgCAGCACCCATGGGGACCAGGAGACTTTAAAGGAGTTTGGGTATCGGGCGCAGGGAAATCACCGGTACGGAGAAGCAGCAGTCTTTGCCTTGGAaatgggttttggtttttgttctttttcttggaTCCTGTACCGGGTAGGAGACCGAGGGGCCTTTTGGCTGAAAGCGGATCTCTCCACACCACCCCCTCACTAGAGCCCTGCACTagttctccctctgcctctttgttagGTTATTTTAGACAGAGCAGCCTCGCCCTAGCTCAGGCCGATGGGTTCTGCCGGGGAGACGGCAAGAGTAATAAAGGGCAGAGTGCacctggctgtgtgggcaggTGTGCCCGGGTGCGGGCTGTTCGTGCACGGCGAGCCAGCAGGCGTGGGCTCCAATTGTGTGGGTCTCGGCGTGCCGGCGTGTCGTCGTCGTCGGGAAGGTTTGTCATTGTGGATGTGTGTGGCATGGCCACACCAGCGTTCCAGCCGCGCTCTGTCTGGGCTCCAAGTGTGCGGATCCACGCTGGGGTCCAGGGAACGCCTGCGAACGTGTCGGATGGCCCTTGTGCGATCCGCTGCCAGGCGCAAAGCTGGGCGGTGGGCTCCAGAGGGAGGGGGCAGCAAGGTGAGCCGCGAGTTCTCCCTGGCCTCGGGcggcccctctccctcccactcccctcgCGTCCTTTTCCAAGGGTCTGTCTGCCTCGAGGCTCCGCACTGGGACTTCCCACGCTCTCCAGCGTCTCTTGTGGGAGTTGGTCCGGGCTCTGGGATAGAGTCCGGAGGCTGAATGGTGGCGCGAGCTCGCGCCTGGCCGACTGGGGGCCTCCtctgcgcccccgccccgcccccagggaggCCTTGGCGCAGGTGACTCCCGCGCGGGGGCGGGCGGGAGGGGCCCTACCGGTCTTGGAGGGGACGCCCCGACTCTGacagtgtctctgcctctcctccgcTCCCGCagatcccggctcctggccctcgCCTCGCCTCGTCATTGATGGGCAACCAACTGGACCGCATCACCCACCTCAACTACAGCGAGTTGCCCACGGGAGACCCGTCCGGGATCGAAAAGGACGAGCTGCGGGTCGGGGTCGCCTATTTCTTCTCGGATGAGGAGGAGGACCTGGACGAACGAGGGCAGCCTGACAAGTTCGGCGTGAAGGCGCCCCCAGGCTGCACCCCCTGCCCAGACAGCCccagccgccaccaccaccacctgctgcaccagctgcTCCTCAACGAGACTCAGTTCTCCGCCTTTCGGGGCCAGGAATGCATCTTCTCCAAAGTGAGCGGCGGCCCGCAGGGCGCCGACCTGAGCGTCTACGCCGTCACCGCGCTGCCCGCGCTCTGCGAGCCGGGCGACCTGCTGGagctgctgtggctgcagccggcgccggagccgcccgcgcccgccccgcaCTGGGCCGTCTACGTGGGCGGCGGGCAGATCATCCACCTGCACCAAGGCGAGATCCGCCAGGACAGCCTGTACGAGGCGGGCGCGGCCAACGTGGGCCGGGTGGTGAATAGCTGGTACCGCTACCGCCCGCTGGTGGCCGAGCTGGTGGTGCAGAACGCCTGCGGCCACCTGGGCCTCAAGACCGAGGAGATCTGCTGGACGAACTCGGAGAGCTTCGCCGCCTGGTGCCGCTTCGGCAAGCGGGAGTTCAAGGCGGGCGGGGAGGTGCCGGCCGGCACGCAGCCGGCGCAGCAGCAGTACTATCTCAAGGTGCACCTGGGCGAGAACAAAGTGCACACCGCCAGGTTCCACAGCCTGGAAGACCTCATCCGCGAGAAGCGCCGCATCGATGCCAGCGGCCGCCTGCGCGTGCTCCAGGAGCTAGCTGACCTCGTGGAGGAAAAGGAGTAGCTGCCCGGGGGCCGCCTGCCCCGCTGTCCCCCCGCGCCCCGCTCCCTTCCCGCCCCCGCACCCGGACTCT
The window above is part of the Lepus europaeus isolate LE1 chromosome 13, mLepTim1.pri, whole genome shotgun sequence genome. Proteins encoded here:
- the LRATD1 gene encoding protein LRATD1 gives rise to the protein MGNQLDRITHLNYSELPTGDPSGIEKDELRVGVAYFFSDEEEDLDERGQPDKFGVKAPPGCTPCPDSPSRHHHHLLHQLLLNETQFSAFRGQECIFSKVSGGPQGADLSVYAVTALPALCEPGDLLELLWLQPAPEPPAPAPHWAVYVGGGQIIHLHQGEIRQDSLYEAGAANVGRVVNSWYRYRPLVAELVVQNACGHLGLKTEEICWTNSESFAAWCRFGKREFKAGGEVPAGTQPAQQQYYLKVHLGENKVHTARFHSLEDLIREKRRIDASGRLRVLQELADLVEEKE